From Puntigrus tetrazona isolate hp1 chromosome 8, ASM1883169v1, whole genome shotgun sequence, the proteins below share one genomic window:
- the bcas2 gene encoding pre-mRNA-splicing factor SPF27, protein MAGPASVAGDVFVDALPYFDQGYDAPGVREAAAALVEEETRRYRPTKNYLSYLSTPDFSAFETEIMRNEFERLAARQPMELLSMKRYELPAPSSGQKNDITAWQDCVNNSMAQLEHQAVRIENLELMAQYGSNAWKVSNDNLALMIDNAQKELQKARKQIQDLNWQRKNDQLAGGAKLRELESNWVSLVSKNYEIERAIVQLENEVAQMKQQQGDENKENIRQDF, encoded by the exons ATGGCAGGACCGGCTTCAGTCGCTGGTGATGTTTTTGTCGACGCTCTGCCTTATTTTGACCAGGGTTATGACGCTCCAGGTGTCAGAGAAGCC GCAGCTGCTTTGGTGGAGGAAGAGACGAGACGATACAGACCAACCAAGAACTACTTGAGCTACCTGTCCACACCGGATTTCTCTGCTTTTGAG ACAGAGATCATGAGGAATGAGTTTGAGAGACTAGCTGCTCGTCAGCCCATGGAGCTGCTCAGTATGAAGAG ATATGAGCTTCCTGCTCCATCATCTGGGCAGAAGAATGACATCACAGCATGGCAGGACTGTGTCAATAACTCTATGGCACAGCTGGAACATCAGGCAGTGCGCATTGAAAACCTCGAGCTCATGGCTCAGTATGGATCTAATGCCTGGAAGGTGTCTAATGA TAACTTGGCCTTAATGATTGACAATGCACAGAAGGAGCTGCAGAAGGCTAG AAAGCAGATACAGGACCTGAACTGGCAGCGCAAAAACGATCAGCTAGCCGGAGGAGCCAAACTACGAGAACTTGAGTCAAA CTGGGTGTCGCTTGTTAGTAAGAACTATGAGATCGAGCGAGCCATCGTCCAGCTGGAGAACGAAGTGGCACAGATGAAGCAGCAACAGGGTGATGAGAACAAAGAGAATATTCGACAGGACTTTTAG
- the dennd2c gene encoding DENN domain-containing protein 2C produces MLALGLDHGKRGGNGVAGKTATATAAWPITREPGVNIKQKISQWEGLSQQEDVRSGSIKPERTLASRRLSGDLLGNGLDNSDGGRNKATVSKTKSLGLDFRENQMTFRPVTGDLQSGFPRNLTHLNKLATSTPKPLSTVTQVAKLNVKSNNIKTNHFTDVEITSLPQCVDDPEASLPPGNFYTSRGFWKRLEADDSFWEKEKDSSVVTKGLGEIGPSSPPPKPQRTFQYKGASSPPGQWIQLENQTPSVSKSSQVQKHDIILKPPSCPPPPCPVNTINGFSRNRKNRKSFEFEDAVRRTTQQASRGKEGRRSGLYHARSEDSIYEDIISEKENPYEDIKLSPMCLPIRRPRNYTIGQRESPHIKLSPKPFTLLPNGDRLYKMGPERKESITSPTRTCTSNTPKSSAAKPATTYRTIRQPPLVNRIQEIFEAKRGRKRIWATASRDDLSGTESDPEESSKDRSQRTVYVQSTLKRRPGYRTLERDLIQLQEQQLFQQFVVVSLRKASPGNTYIPEITQQFPTKFEKSSRLSREAEDRLRAIPKFCFPDCHDWRPSSDHNSETFSFVLTGEDGSRLFGYCRKILPSGKGKRLPEVHCIVSRLGCFNLFSKILEEVERRREISPALVHPFMHSVMEAPFPAPGRTITVKSFLPGSGNEVLTLCRPVDSRLEHVDFESLLQCLSVTRLLQVFASLLLERRVIFIADKLSVLSRCAHSALALLYPFTWQHTFVPVLPASMLDICCSPTPFVMGALSPSLPEVMDMPIEEVLIVDLCADKFVVQLGDEDCILPRKLQAALQEILETREEILEQSTRDRKGDKSDLNALVSEAFVCFFVELVGHYSLYMSDSGPSGTRELQRDAFRKSHPSRGVRQFLQLFMDTQMFAGFIHDRELRKGGVKGLFEMRAADYLDSYPEPEPSGVNKFLKGLGNKMKFLQKK; encoded by the exons ATGCTGGCCCTCGGACTGGATCATGGAAAAAGAGGGGGGAACGGCGTCGCAGGGAAGACGGCGACAGCGACAGCAGCGTGGCCGATCACACGAGAGCCTGGCGTCAACATCAAGCAGAAAATCTCCCAGTGGGAGGGTCTCAGCCAGCAGGAGGATGTTCGGAGTGGGAGTATTAAGCCCGAGCGGACTCTTGCATCTCGCAGGCTTTCAGGGGACCTCCTTGGAAATGGACTTGACAACAGTGATGGAGGTCGCAACAAAGCGACTGTATCAAAAACCAAAAGCTTGGGTTTGGATTTCAGGGAAAACCAGATGACTTTTAGACCAGTTACAGGTGATCTCCAGTCTGGTTTCCCAAGAAATCTAactcatttgaataaattagCAACATCAACTCCTAAGCCTTTAAGCACTGTAACCCAAGTGGCTAAGCTGAATGTTAAAAGCAATAATATCAAGACAAACCATTTCACAGATGTCGAAATTACATCTCTACCTCAGTGTGTAGATGATCCAGAGGCGTCATTGCCTCCGGGGAACTTTTACACCTCCAGGGGTTTCTGGAAACGACTTGAGGCAGATGACTCTTTCTGGGAGAAGGAGAAGGATTCCTCAGTGGTGACTAAGGGTCTTGGTGAAATCGGACCTTCTTCTCCTCCACCTAAACCACAGCGCACATTCCAGTACAAGGGTGCGAGCAGTCCGCCCGGCCAATGGATCCAACTGGAGAACCAGACTCCATCAGTCAGCAAATCCAGTCAAGTCCAGAAGCATGACATCATACTAAAGCCACCCAGCTGTCCGCCTCCTCCGTGTCCAGTCAACACTATCAACGGGTTTTccagaaacagaaagaacag GAAGTCGTTTGAGTTTGAGGATGCGGTACGGCGGACAACCCAACAGGCCTCTAGAGGGAAGGAGGGCCGCCGATCAGGTCTTTACCACGCCCGGTCTGAAGACAGCATCTATGAGGACATCATCT CGGAAAAAGAGAACCCATATGAAGACATCAAGCTTTCTCCTATGTGTTTACCTATAAGACGGCCACGAAACTACACAattggacagagagagagcccACATATCAAG CTCTCACCGAAGCCCTTCACACTGTTACCTAACGGCGACAGGCTGTATAAAATGGGGCCGGAACGTAAAGAATCCATAACGTCACCTACACGTACCTGTACTTCAAACACTCCTAAATCATCAGCAGCCAAACCTGCTACTACATACAGGACAATCCGACAACCCCCG CTTGTAAACAGGATCCAGGAGATATTTGAAGCCAAAAGAGGAAGGAAACGCATATGGGCAACAGCATCCAGAG ATGATTTAAGTGGAACAGAGAGTGATCCTGAGGAGAGCTCTAAAG ATCGCTCCCAGCGAACCGTGTATGTTCAGTCAACTTTAAAGCGACGGCCAGGTTACCGCACTTTAGAGAGGGACCTGATCCAACTACAAGAGCAGCAGCTTTTCCAGCAGTTTGTAGTGGTGTCACTTAGAAAAGCTTCTCCTGGAAACACATACATCCCAGAGATCACACAACAGTTCCCTACAAAG tttgaAAAGTCTTCTCGTCTGTCTCGTGAGGCTGAAGACCGATTAAGAGCCATTCCCAAGTTTTGTTTTCCTGACTGTCATGACTGGCGTCCCTCCTCAGACCACAACAG tgaaacattttcttttgtccTAACGGGAGAAGACGGGAGTCGCTTATTTGGATACTGCCGTAAAATCCTG CCCAGTGGGAAGGGGAAGAGACTGCCTGAAGTTCACTGTATCGTCAGCAGACTGGGCTGCTTCAATCTCTTCTCGAAG ATCCTGGAGGAagtggagaggaggagagagattTCTCCTGCCTTGGTTCATCCTTTCATGCACAGTGTGATGGAAGCTCCTTTTCCCGCTCCTGGACGCACCATCACCGTCAAGAGCTTTCTGCCGGGCTCCGGCAATGAG gttctGACTCTGTGCAGGCCGGTGGACTCTCGTTTGGAGCACGTGGACTTTGAGAGTTTGCTGCAGTGTCTCAGTGTGACCAGACTCTTGCAGGTCTTCGCTTCTCTGCTGCTGGAGAGGAGAGTTATCTTCATTGCGGACAAACTCAG TGTCTTATCCCGATGTGCCCATTCTGCCTTGGCTTTGCTGTATCCCTTCACGTGGCAGCACACGTTCGTCCCGGTGCTTCCTGCCAGCATGCTTGACATATGCTGCTCTCCTACGCCTTTTGTGATGGGGGCTCTATCTCCGTCCTTGCCTGAAGTGATGGATATGCCCATTGAGGAG GTTCTTATTGTGGATTTGTGTGCGGACAAGTTTGTTGTTCAG CTTGGAGACGAGGACTGTATCTTACCTAGAAAGCTGCAGGCAGCACTTCAGGAGATACTGGAGACCAGGGAGGAAATCCTTGAACAAAGCACAAGAGACAGGAAAGGAG ATAAATCAGACCTGAATGCTCTGGTGTCAGAggcgtttgtgtgtttttttgttgagcTGGTGGGACATTATTCTCTGTACATGAGCGACTCAGGACCCAGTGGCACCCGAGAGCTGCAGAGAGATGCTTTCAGAAAATCTCATCCGTCCCGAGGAGTGCGGCAGTTTCTCCAGCTCTTCATGGACACGCAAATGTTTGCTGGTTTCATTCACGACAGAGAGCTCAGAAAAGGAGGCGTTAAAG GGCTGTTTGAAATGAGAGCGGCGGATTATTTGGATTCTTATCCTGAACCTGAACCAAGTGGAGTCAACAAATTTCTTAAGGGGCTCG gaaataaaatgaaattcttGCAGAAGAAATAG